The following proteins come from a genomic window of Paenibacillus sp. CAA11:
- the dnaA gene encoding chromosomal replication initiator protein DnaA, which yields MDSHTSELWQQILSIIQTKLSKPSFDTWFKATKAVSFSDKSVVISAPTTFAVEWLESRYTKLVATTVMEVLGKQVDVSFVIEEAKPSEPAPAQTPAPAPVISEDNGSHMLNPKYTFDTFVIGSGNRFAHAASLAVAEAPARAYNPLFLYGGVGLGKTHLMHAIGHYILEHSPSSKVVYISSEKFTNEFINSIRDNRAESFRNKYRNIDILLIDDIQFLAGKESTQEEFFHTFNALHEERKQIIISSDRPPKEIPTLEERLRSRFEWGLITDIQPPDLETRIAILRKKAKAENLDIPNEAMMYIANQIDTNIRELEGALIRVVAYSSLINQDVTTHLAAEALKDIIPSSRPKMITIQDIQQKVGEYYNLRLEDFKARKRTKAIAFPRQIAMYLSRELTDYSLPKIGEAFGGRDHTTVIHAHEKISQHLKTDQELFKIINNITEKIKSST from the coding sequence GTGGACAGCCATACCTCTGAATTATGGCAGCAAATTTTATCTATTATCCAAACCAAACTCAGCAAACCGAGCTTCGATACCTGGTTTAAAGCAACCAAGGCTGTCTCTTTCTCGGACAAGAGCGTCGTCATCTCCGCTCCGACGACTTTCGCCGTGGAGTGGCTCGAGAGCCGCTATACCAAACTTGTCGCCACAACCGTTATGGAAGTGCTTGGCAAACAGGTGGATGTCTCTTTCGTCATTGAAGAAGCTAAGCCGTCCGAGCCTGCTCCGGCGCAGACGCCAGCTCCAGCACCCGTGATAAGTGAAGACAACGGTTCGCACATGCTAAATCCGAAGTACACCTTTGATACCTTCGTCATTGGATCCGGCAACCGCTTTGCTCATGCGGCATCCCTTGCTGTAGCTGAAGCTCCTGCACGGGCTTATAACCCGCTGTTTCTGTACGGAGGCGTTGGACTTGGCAAGACCCACCTGATGCATGCGATCGGCCATTATATCTTGGAACATAGCCCAAGCAGCAAGGTCGTTTACATCTCATCAGAGAAATTCACGAATGAATTTATCAATTCTATTCGCGATAACCGCGCGGAGAGCTTCCGCAATAAGTACCGTAACATCGATATTCTGCTGATTGACGATATTCAATTTCTGGCGGGGAAGGAATCGACCCAGGAAGAGTTCTTCCATACCTTTAATGCACTGCATGAAGAGCGCAAGCAGATTATAATCTCAAGTGACCGGCCGCCCAAAGAGATCCCAACCCTGGAGGAACGGCTTCGTTCCCGGTTCGAATGGGGACTGATTACGGATATTCAGCCGCCGGATTTAGAGACACGGATCGCCATTTTGCGCAAGAAGGCTAAAGCAGAGAACTTGGATATTCCGAATGAGGCTATGATGTATATCGCAAATCAAATTGATACCAACATCCGGGAGCTTGAAGGGGCTCTTATTCGTGTCGTAGCCTACTCATCCCTTATTAATCAGGATGTGACCACCCACTTAGCTGCTGAAGCGCTGAAGGACATCATTCCTTCCAGCCGTCCTAAGATGATTACCATTCAGGACATTCAGCAGAAAGTTGGCGAATACTACAACCTTAGGCTTGAGGATTTCAAAGCCCGTAAAAGAACGAAGGCTATTGCATTCCCTAGGCAAATCGCGATGTATTTATCCCGGGAATTAACGGATTACTCGCTGCCGAAGATCGGGGAAGCTTTTGGAGGACGGGATCATACTACCGTTATTCATGCGCATGAGAAGATCTCCCAGCATTTGAAGACAGATCAGGAGCTATTTAAGATTATCAATAACATCACAGAGAAAATTAAGAGTTCAACCTGA